The window CATTACCAGGAGACACGGACTGCTTCTCAGCGTTTGCAGGCATGATGTAACCTCCCGCGAGATCAGTCGTCTCCTTGTGTGGCAGACGCTCGCCCAGCGTCTCGTGGAGCCTGCGAATACGGGGTAGCTTTGGTTAGCGACAAGGtctcttgttttttttctttctttctctttctgaTGAACCGATGATATGCGCATCGCTTTTACGTACTCGGCGGCCGTGTCCTCGTGGTTCTGGGCCATTTTTACGCAATGGATATTCGCTCGATGCAGGCCCGATAGGAGAAAAGCTGAACCAGGAGAGAGTGCTCAGGTggaaaggagagggagaagatgaagaaaatTTCCCAGAGAAAAGGGCCCAAGGGCATAGGCTTAGTTCGTagtggagagagagagagcatgGAGACTCGTTAGCATCACCACTAGAGAAACAGAGAAACatgcccttgcccttgggcGTCGGTCAACTCCGAAGTGTGTTCGCCGCCCATCTTCACGGGAGATAGTggttctcgttctcgttccCACTCTTGCTCTAAAACTTTTTGTCTTGAGTCGGTAACTTGCCCCTCCGGCCCCCCCTCTTAGGAACTTTTGCAGCTTCACACGCCACAACCCGAAGGCCGACATTGGCTGCCGGACCCCACTCGGCCGAGTGAGCCGATCGTTTTTGATTGATAATAACGGACACATCGGGCGATAAACGTGGATTATCTGTGGGGATCTTGGCAAAAGGCCCGAACGGGTGGCGCCAAGCGAGGTTAAGGGGAATAAAGCGGCCATAAATCCAACGCTCTCATTGGTCTGATTGACCCCCGACATTAGTCAATGCTGGTGGTTCATGCCGAGGTTCAAACAGTCGACGGacggcgagagagagagaggaagagggagattGTGTTGCTCAGTCTGGGGTTTGGGGTTTCCTGCTGTATGCCTCGGGCCTCCGCAAACACCACAACACGGGCGACGGGGTGACGTCTGCGGCCGCCAAAAGAAGCTATTGCCGAGCTGCAGGGACCGTTTGCGATCGTCCACGGAATCTTTTGTGACCTTCCCTTCTCGGGAATGATTGACATGAATGTGGTGTGGCCGACTTGCCGTCGAGCCGTCGATAGCCTCGTTCTATGAACGCATTTCAGTCTTCTACTCACTCATCATATCCTGATTTGGCTCTTGGCTATGGGCTCTATCCGGACTCACCCGCAAGGGGGAAGTCGGGCCTCACGGCAGGATTAATTAATACGATCAGCAACATGAATTCAGCAGCCATAGGATGCACCGTGCATCGTACAGAAGATCCGGGATTCGGCTCCATGAACAGGTTGGTCGAGTGGACCAAGAGCCAATCTTCGTTGCATGACATGAACGGAACCCAATGACAAACACGTGCCGAGTGGACCAACGCTTTTCAAGCTTGTTTTTCTCATCGGCGTCAAGGAAAATTGCTCAGGGAGCCCTCATCAGTGGTGGGTACTAGGCCCGATCGTGCTGTGCTCAGTCATGGCAACCACTCATTCTTCTGCTCCAGCTCAACGGATTATTTATTCAAGAAAATTCGAAGTACAATCAGTGATCTCTTCATTGGCGCTTACCACAAGGAATCAAACTCGGCCTGAAACGATATCCAATCAGGTAATCAACGTTGCAAAAGAAATGTGGACGCTTGTCGTAACAACCAGACCTTTGAAAGGTCGAGGTAGATTGAAGACAAACGAATCGATGAACCCCTCTTAACTGATGCCTAGAAGCAGCCTTGTTCTCGGGGTcacttcccttcccttcaaGAGCAGCCAAACGCATGAATGGGTTTACCAATCTTCAACCCTTTTCTTATAAAATGGTTCTACACTCGCAGAATATTCTGCTGCGGCTCCCTCAATCAAGACTGGCCGGCTGAGAGCCTTTGGTGACTGGCGAAGCAGTAGCCATCAAGAGTTCATTGCGAGAATAGCGTAGGAGAACCCTCACTCTACGAGTAGTCCAAGCTCTGTAGACGAGACTAGCAGGATCAGCTGAGTGCCATCTGTAAGACCAAGGAAACACAAGCGGGGCACAAGGGGGCACAGATATCCCGTTCAAGACCCAGGTAAGGCCTGGGGCTTGGCAACCACTCCGCGCTGCAAACACAAACGCGGGGAGCCGTGGGGGAACAGTGGGGAAAACAATCTCCATGTAGACTTTCCAGGGCTATTAAGGGATGAGGTAGCAGTTTGAGACAGTGGCAGAAGTGCTTTGTGTCTTCGCTCAGTCGAAAACGAGGCCCAAGGCTACCCGTAGAAAAAATAGCGAAGCAAGAGACATGAGGGCTTGAATAAGCTATATGGCCTAGACAATGTGTGCTCTCTTGTACGCCATTATCCTCTCATCTGCCCCCTATTATCAACGTGTCATGATGGGTATAAGGAGGAGTGTCTGCGAGTCAGTTCTGAAACTCGGTCCGAGGCGTAGATGCCTTCAAGTCAGGTACAAATACCCTGCCTCCGCCCTGTATCTCTATTCTAGAGGAAGAGACGCTTCTGATCCTTGTTTCACCTACGCCTTGCTCATCACGCATCGATAAGCTGTAAGGGATTTAATATGCGCTCAAGTAGTACAGTTTGCTACGACACTAATTGGAACAATTAATCGCGTAAAGGTTGTGTGACTCGTGAGAACGGTGAAAACTCAACAGACTACATACCCTTAGAGGTAAAGGAATCAATAGCTTTACAGTTTGACCTTTGTATTTCCCAaatcccttcctccctcggACCCTAAGAGTCAGAGTTACTATGTTTCTTGTTCCTCGAAATGGGACCGACTCCTACGAACAGAACCCCGGAAATAGgaacctccctcccccataTCAGTATTTCTAGAAACGTGAGTCTCCTTCTGTTCTTTTTCCCGGCATAGAAGTCCGCTACATACGATACGATAGTGGCAACTGAGACTCTGCTTTTTTATCGCATCTTAATGGGTCGTGATGGGTAAGAATCCCCTCTATAAACCACAATCTGCGCAGCTTTAGGTTCAATATTGCGCCCTCGCCATCCATCACAAAATGAAAAGAGTGGGGATTTATTTGGTAGAGCTAGGTATACCGATCGAGGAGACAGGCACCATTACTGGAGCACCTTGCCAGCTTTGCCCATGGTCTCAATCAACCTCTGCCGAATATGGTCTCCAACATACGTCTCTCCCTGAGACCCATCAAGTGGCTCACACCTTAGTTTCAAATTCCCATTCAGGAAGAAGGCAACACTGTATCTCTCCTTGTCTGGGCTTGTAAGCACTCGGTGGCGCGCACTGCGGTAAAAGCCGGCGGTGTACTTCTGCATCATGTCCCCCATGTTGATGACATAGGCGTTTTCCTTCACAGGAACCGGCACCCAGTCTTCTATGGGCGGGTACCAAACCTCAAGGCCTCTCGTGCCCGGTtcctgcagcagcaccgaAACACAGCCAAAGTCGGTGTGGTCGGCAACGCCGTACTGGTTGTCGGGGACCTGGGGCTGAGCTGCATAGTGAAGAAATCGCATGGGGATCGAgggctcgacgacgagactATCAAAGACGTCTGGTGGGCAATTCCAGGCTTTGGGTAGACCCTGCGCAAGGATTTTGAGTAAGATGctgacgaggtcgagcatCTTGGCTTGGTATTCCATTATAGGGATACGGAATTGCTCATCAGGCAAAGATGTCGGCCAGAGGTTGGGGCCAGTGGAGAACGAACCGCAGTCTGGGTCATCTTCAGACACTTCTCTGCCAACCATGAAAGTCTATCGCGGTGCAGTTTTAATAATAGGAAGACTTGAAAACGTTTCACGAGGCAGTCTACTTACCTCTTTAGTATCTGGGAGGAGACCCTCGTGGTGTGTCTGCATCCCAGCCGGCTCGTATCCTCTGAACGATTTGCCCAGAGACTTGCCAATCCACACCTCCATACGCTTCTCCTtgggcaaggagaagaataGGCGATCGACTTCAAGAGCTTTGGCTTGCATTTCGGGGCTGATgccgtggccgacgaggtaGAAGAAGCCGTATGTGCTGCAAGCATCACTCATGTCGTTGACCACCTGCCGTTTCGCTGCGGCCGAGGAATCCGGAGACAGCCAGGCGCTGATGTCGACCGTCGGGATCACCCGCGAGGAGCTCTTGGTATCGATGCTGCCCATTTTTAAAATGTTTGTGATTCAGGGAGTAACGGATTGAAGTCTCAGTCTTTGAGATCAGATTGCTTGATCCTACAAAGTCATTATCTGCTTGGCTTGAGTAGGTTATTCAGCATAGAAGCCGTGAAGCCTAAGTTGAAAAGCTGGTCTTTTATACATTCCAGTTAAGCGGTACGTCACTTAGTCGCCGGGTGCGCATAACAATAGCTCCGCCTCCGGCGGCTTCGTAGCTGGAGATCGGAAACGAGATAGTCGGAACTTATAACATGGCCGACGGTGCGTACGATGGCATGTTTGAACCCGTTCCCGATTCGGTAAGTCACCGGCGGAAAGGCTGATTTACGTCAGAACGTTCAGCCAAAGCTAAATATGTTCCGTGGGCTTGGGCTGGTTCATCGGCCTCAACTTGCTAGGTCTGATAAAGCGAACTTTATTCTTTAGATTAAACCTTAACGCTTGTAGGTTTGAGGAACAAAGCTTAACCAGACGAAACTGTTTCTTAACCATCCCGCCGGCAAGCCAAATGAGTGGGCTATTTTGACAATGACATCAAATGTTCGTCACGACGAGTCATTCCAGTAGAAAATTATGACAGAATGATCACTTCCTCGCTCCCGAAATTTGATAACAGTATGCCAGAGTGTTTTCTTGTCTAGGTCTCTTGTCTTCATGATTTATTCGATCTTCACGAAGGTCTTATGCGGGTTGCGAGGGACTTCTATTCTTGACTACAAGTCTATTTGGAAAATGCCGCTTTTTCCTTGTTGATGCCAGGTTTCCGGAATGTTCTATTGAAATGGGTCATGTATACCTAGCCATGGTCTGGACCAGCCCTCCTTGACGTGATGCATCGGGGACGGAATATGAAAACATAGAATGAAAGACGTCCTAAAATCCCAGCAGAATTAAGCTGGAGCTCAATCTTTACTCCAAGCCGAGCCCATACCGTCGCACACCAAACTCTCATGCCTTTATGCGGATTTTCCACCCGGTGTTGGAAATGCGGATCGCGGCGTAAATCAGCCCAGAGGCGAATGAAGCCATGCCGCAGTACACCCATAATCCGGTCCACTGTAACGGCGCAACGGAGCCGAGGATAGCTCCTGCACCTGGTGCCCCGGCCAAATACCCCAGGCTTGACATGGAATACCCCATGCCCATGCGTGTACCGATCTTGCTCTTGTCTTTGGTTAGGCGAGCGAAGCAAACCGGAGGCATAGATGGGAAAACACCACTGAGAAAGCCGAGTACGACCGCCATGGCGATGATAGCACCCTCACTGTGCACAGCAGTCATGCACAGCGCCGCAGCTCCGGTGATGAACATAAACGGTGCGAGGATGTTGAACGGGCCGAGGGTATCGGATATGAAGTTCGGCAAGATTCGCCCCGCGCACGAGGCAGCGTTGAACACCGACACAATGTAAAAGCTCATGGggccgtcgagcagctgTTCGTTCTTCCCGAAGTAGCTGATATACGTGTTGAGGATGAGTACGCTGGCAGAACCACACATGGTGCCGGCGACAAATGTCATGTAACGCGCGTCTTTGAAGGCCTCCCAGTCGACAAACGACCGAGGCCTGCCTGGCTTTCCGCGTGCCTTCATGGCGAATAGCGGCACCATGAGAGTCGCTAGTGCGATGAGACCAACAACTCGAACAGCCCAGGAAAACCCGACGTGGTCGACTAGATGATAGAGCGCGACGGGGTAGACGAGCCCGCCAAAGGAAGACCCCGATGACGCAATTCCGGCCGCGAGCCCAAGATTCTTGTCGAAGTACTGCGGAAGCGTAGAGATGCACACAAGGAAAAGACAGCCTGCTCCAGTCCCGATCAAGAAACCCTCGGCGAGGAGTACCTCCCAGTACGGATGGCAGAAGCTGAGAAGTACGTGTCCCACAACGACACAAACGGTGCCTATGACCAGCAGCACCCGCATATAGCCACGGTCGTAGACGGGGCCGGCCCAGAAGCCCGTCATCATGGCAATGCAGTATTGAATCGCCCCGATCCAAGAAATGTTGGATGAGCTCTGCTTGAATAGTGTGCCGGATTCGTATGTTGTCTGGAAGACGCCAAATGCGCTGAGGATTCCCCACGAGTTGAAGAACAAGAGGAACCCGCCGACGACTTGCATCCAGGCAACGAAACCGCCATCTGGTTTGGCAGCGGGCTCAGGTGTCGGTGTGGCTTCGGGGTCCAATGCTGCGGCTTGGTgctggacgaggtcgccTGGGGGCGAAGAGTCCGTTCGCTTGGGCTCGACATTGGTGTCTTTTTCCGTGAGATGAATTGGGGAAAGTGACATGAAGGGCAAACTTGATGCGTCGAATACACAAATTTTGGTTTGTGTCGACAAGAGAATAGGGTAAGGGTCAGTTGCTGTGAAAGACGAGTCTAGCTAGAGAGAACAAACTTTGGATGGCAAACCAAGTTAAGTACTGACACTGAATGGACGCAATAACGGCCGACCCTCGGAATGATCTCCGAGGCAGGAatgactctctctctctctgacaATCATAAGGTTTGTGTTGTTGGCCTCGGTGTTACGAGAACGAGACCGAAATGTTCCTCCTTGACTCGGCCGGAGTGTTTATGATGTTGTTGGAATAAGCCAGCTAGCTGCCCGGCAGGGCTGACACGCGCCGGGCCCGTGCTGCAGCCCAAGCTTCCGGGGACAAGGTACGGGCGTCCAAGGTGGGGACCGGCGACATTCGCATGAATAGCATTCCACTGCCGGGCCACAACTGCCGGACTAGACTGCCGGACGCCACTGTCGGATGCCGCTGACAGACTACACTGTCGGATTACCTTATGAGTCCGACAACACCGTGGGCCTGGCGCTAACGGCCTCATTTGTCCGCATAAGCAGCCCGCGGCCGAAGGACTGTTAAGCCTTCGTCCTTCCTTTCGTTAGGCATCAATCAACATTATTAGTAGAACAACTGCCACTTCACTTCGTTAAAAGGATGCACTATATGTACAGCATCTAACCTGTGATACTAAAAGATGTCTGGACTTGATCAAACCCAGAATTGCGGTTGATGCACCTCCCACGGTCGGAGATAGCCAGAGCTTTGGAACGACCAAAAAGTAAAACCGAAAAGTTCATCAATACTATACCCGCTTCCATGCTGAAAGATTCATCTTTGTTTACCTCATCCATCAAGCGTGTTTGAGGGTTAGTAGTCAAGCAGTGGGCGTTGTACTTACACGTAGAACCACAGTATAGTGTTTGGGTTTCAGACAACGAACCCCTTCCACCGTCGGTCAGACCTGCTATGGTGTGCGGTAAGCTTTACGCCTACGCCGGATATCTGGCAAGGTCAGGCCAGCCAGCCCCCTCCTAGTCAGACGGACTGGCGAAACAGAATTCAGTGCCGAGCAGGATGTACTGCTGGTGAGCTAGGTGTGACTGCAACTCTACGGCTTGCCTGGCTTGCACGCAAAGCTTTTGCCTGCAACCGCAGTACAAACAGAAACGCCCTGACTAGTGAATAGCCGACAAGTCATACACTTCATCATGATGAACGTGCCGCACCTCCTAGGGTTGGAGGTCGCAGGGGTCTCGACGTAACTTTAATAACAAACTTTAACGGTCACCTAATATATCTCGACCGGAGTTATAACGTTTTAGTCTAAACCTTGCGATTTCGGCGACCTGAGGAACCCGAATCTGGACTTCCAACGAAGAGACCGTTGGCTACACGTTTCCTGCCACAGCACAAACATCCAGCCAGGATCGTTTCCAGTAGCTGAGGTCCTACTCATGCAAATTAGCTTTGTTTGAAACATTCACGTGATGCCATCTAGCCTTCTCATCCTGTTTGATACGGCATGGCCCACCGTCATTCAGACACGCGAACAGAGACACGCGAACAGAAACACCCCGGCTGGCAGATGGCCGATGACTCTGATATAACAAGGAACAAAGCTTGCTACGGTGTACTACGATACCAGATTCATTTAAAATCTCGATTGCTTGGTAGTCTCACATCATGCAATAACAGAGAGAGACTATTTCAGCACTGTTTGCCCGGAGCGTGTTGTTCTCGAACTCACACACCACAAACCACTCACAGAATCTTTGACTCCTCCACGGTATACCAAAATTCAATTCAACATGGAACCCGTCACCCAAGACGCCGCCCCTCTttccgtcgccatcgtcggtGGGGGCATCGTGGGCTTCATCCTCGCAGCTGGGCTTCACAAGCGCAACATCAAAGTCCAGATTTACGAGCAGTCCCGCGGTCCGCGTGAGATCGGGGCTGGTGTGGCATTCACAGGCGCCGCCCAAAAGTGCATGCGGATGATGGACCCCGCCATTCTCGAGGCCCTGTATGGCAGCGGCTCGATGCCACTCAGTGACTGCGGCGGCCATGACTTCTTGCGCTGGCTCGACGGTTACACGCAGCCTAACAAAGACGAGCCATACTACGAGATTCCTCTCTGCGCGCTTGATGCAGGCCCGAGGGGATTCGAGGGCGTCAGGAGAGACATGCTTCTCGAGTCTCTCGTCAAGCTTCTGCCTTCTGAAGCTGTTTCCTGGAAGAAacgcctcgtcgccatcgaggaaGCGGAACCAGGAGCCAAACTCACGCTCAAATTTGCGGACGGCCACGTGGCCCACGCTGATGCAGGTACGCAACTGTTCACCAACCCTCTGTCTGTCATTGCAGCGGTCTAACATAATCTGTTTTGTTCACAGTCATCGGCTGCGATGGGATCAAATCACGGGTCCGCGAACTGATACTGGGAGAGGGAAACCCCGCCTCCTATCCGCACTTTGCGCACAAAGTAGCGTACCGCTGCCTCTTGCCCTATGACGCCTGTCACAAGATCCTCGGCGACTGGAAAGGGCGTAACTTCCACATGCACATCGGCCCCAACGCGCACATCATCCACTACCCCGTCGCCAACCAGACGCTGATGAACTTTGTGGCTTTCGTCAGCGACGACAGCGAGTGGTCGGACTGGCAGCAGATGGTGGGCACAGGCTCGCGCAAGGATGTCGAAAAGGCGTTCACCGGCTGGAACCAGACCGTTAGCGACCTTGTGGCTCTGCTGCCGGACGACATGATCAAGTGGGCGTTGTTCGATTCCTGGGACTATCCCGCGCCTTACTACAACAAGGGCAGGATAGTCTTGGCTGGCGATGCCGCGCACGCGAGCAGCCCCCACCACGGCACCGGGGCAAGCTGCGGCATTGAGGATGCTCTGTCCCTGAGTGTCCTTCTCGACCAAGTCGCCAAGACGGTGGCAAGAGACGGCGTATCGGCAAGGCACGAGGCGCTGGAGACGGCGTTTGATGTGTTCGACAAGACTAGACGCACCAGAACACAGTGGTTGGTCAACAGCAGCCGCAGGGTCATTGATCTTTTCCACCAGGAGGATTGGGCGGTCCCCGAGAAGCGTGTCAAAGCCGAGACGTGCTTTGAGGAGCTGAAAGATCGGTCGTTCAAGCTATGGCACTTTGACCCGGAGAACATGGTCAAGACGACCATCGAGGAATACACCAAGCGCGTAGGAGCCACTAAGTAGTCACATTCTCTGTATGTTATAAAAGATGATCTTTTAACTGGGACCCGCATAAATCGTGAGAAATCAGATGAATGATGATCCTTGAGCTTTAAATT is drawn from Colletotrichum destructivum chromosome 6, complete sequence and contains these coding sequences:
- a CDS encoding Putative oxoglutarate/iron-dependent dioxygenase, non-hem dioxygenase domain-containing protein, producing the protein MGSIDTKSSSRVIPTVDISAWLSPDSSAAAKRQVVNDMSDACSTYGFFYLVGHGISPEMQAKALEVDRLFFSLPKEKRMEVWIGKSLGKSFRGYEPAGMQTHHEGLLPDTKETFMVGREVSEDDPDCGSFSTGPNLWPTSLPDEQFRIPIMEYQAKMLDLVSILLKILAQGLPKAWNCPPDVFDSLVVEPSIPMRFLHYAAQPQVPDNQYGVADHTDFGCVSVLLQEPGTRGLEVWYPPIEDWVPVPVKENAYVINMGDMMQKYTAGFYRSARHRVLTSPDKERYSVAFFLNGNLKLRCEPLDGSQGETYVGDHIRQRLIETMGKAGKVLQ
- a CDS encoding Putative major facilitator superfamily, MFS transporter superfamily, with the protein product MSLSPIHLTEKDTNVEPKRTDSSPPGDLVQHQAAALDPEATPTPEPAAKPDGGFVAWMQVVGGFLLFFNSWGILSAFGVFQTTYESGTLFKQSSSNISWIGAIQYCIAMMTGFWAGPVYDRGYMRVLLVIGTVCVVVGHVLLSFCHPYWEVLLAEGFLIGTGAGCLFLVCISTLPQYFDKNLGLAAGIASSGSSFGGLVYPVALYHLVDHVGFSWAVRVVGLIALATLMVPLFAMKARGKPGRPRSFVDWEAFKDARYMTFVAGTMCGSASVLILNTYISYFGKNEQLLDGPMSFYIVSVFNAASCAGRILPNFISDTLGPFNILAPFMFITGAAALCMTAVHSEGAIIAMAVVLGFLSGVFPSMPPVCFARLTKDKSKIGTRMGMGYSMSSLGYLAGAPGAGAILGSVAPLQWTGLWVYCGMASFASGLIYAAIRISNTGWKIRIKA
- a CDS encoding Putative FAD-binding domain, FAD/NAD(P)-binding domain superfamily; amino-acid sequence: MEPVTQDAAPLSVAIVGGGIVGFILAAGLHKRNIKVQIYEQSRGPREIGAGVAFTGAAQKCMRMMDPAILEALYGSGSMPLSDCGGHDFLRWLDGYTQPNKDEPYYEIPLCALDAGPRGFEGVRRDMLLESLVKLLPSEAVSWKKRLVAIEEAEPGAKLTLKFADGHVAHADAVIGCDGIKSRVRELILGEGNPASYPHFAHKVAYRCLLPYDACHKILGDWKGRNFHMHIGPNAHIIHYPVANQTLMNFVAFVSDDSEWSDWQQMVGTGSRKDVEKAFTGWNQTVSDLVALLPDDMIKWALFDSWDYPAPYYNKGRIVLAGDAAHASSPHHGTGASCGIEDALSLSVLLDQVAKTVARDGVSARHEALETAFDVFDKTRRTRTQWLVNSSRRVIDLFHQEDWAVPEKRVKAETCFEELKDRSFKLWHFDPENMVKTTIEEYTKRVGATK